In Synechococcus sp. PCC 6312, one genomic interval encodes:
- a CDS encoding FHA domain-containing serine/threonine-protein kinase produces MVTLSLLDPWKRTPVKRWRFPAKPTIRIGRAADNDIILNDILIARYHAEVACYTDPENLGRWYVKNVGPTGTFLDGKLVSDGPLGNGSLLQLGPTGPILQFEVLSRRNAPSTLATCQHIGNMPGNLFCIHCGQPLNVQRTIRNYQVLRLLGHGGMGTTYLVCQETDYRPNQLPQVWVLKELRSDVEAEDKVQELFEREARILQGLCHAGIPKFHDYFIEDGKKYLVMELIHGLDLDRWVIRNGPVEPAQAIQWMLQTCGVLDYLHNQDPQVIHRDLKPSNLLVRSSDNQVVLIDFGAVKEVGHSPGTRIAVEGYSAPEQMLGHPVVQSDLYAVGATLAFLLLGDSPIRFYRHEMGVYRLNILDQPSVPENLKLVIQRATEPQVSNRYQSAIELARALKGCQENA; encoded by the coding sequence GTGGTTACACTGAGTTTGCTTGATCCCTGGAAGCGCACCCCTGTCAAACGTTGGCGATTTCCCGCTAAACCAACTATCCGCATCGGCCGAGCGGCTGATAATGACATTATTTTGAATGATATTTTGATTGCCCGTTACCATGCGGAGGTGGCTTGCTATACGGATCCAGAAAACTTGGGGCGGTGGTATGTCAAAAATGTCGGCCCCACTGGGACATTTCTAGACGGCAAATTAGTCAGTGATGGCCCCCTGGGCAATGGTAGCCTCCTACAACTTGGCCCAACTGGCCCGATCCTGCAATTTGAAGTCCTCAGTCGCCGCAATGCTCCTTCTACCTTGGCCACCTGTCAGCACATCGGGAATATGCCAGGAAATCTTTTTTGTATCCACTGCGGGCAGCCCCTAAATGTCCAGCGGACGATCCGCAATTATCAGGTTCTTCGCCTCTTGGGCCATGGGGGAATGGGAACCACTTATCTGGTCTGCCAAGAAACGGACTATCGCCCCAATCAACTGCCGCAGGTTTGGGTTCTCAAAGAATTGCGCTCGGATGTTGAGGCAGAAGACAAAGTTCAGGAGCTTTTTGAACGGGAAGCTCGTATCCTCCAGGGACTTTGTCATGCCGGAATTCCTAAGTTTCATGATTATTTCATTGAGGATGGTAAAAAATATTTAGTCATGGAACTCATTCATGGCCTGGATTTAGACCGTTGGGTGATTCGCAATGGCCCCGTAGAACCCGCCCAGGCCATTCAATGGATGTTACAAACCTGTGGCGTTCTAGATTATCTCCACAACCAAGATCCCCAGGTGATTCACCGGGATCTCAAACCCAGTAATTTACTCGTGCGCTCCAGTGATAATCAAGTGGTGTTGATTGACTTTGGGGCAGTTAAGGAAGTTGGTCATTCCCCAGGGACACGAATTGCGGTGGAGGGGTATTCGGCTCCCGAACAAATGCTGGGGCATCCAGTTGTTCAGTCGGATTTATATGCGGTTGGGGCAACTCTGGCCTTTTTGCTACTGGGGGACAGTCCCATTCGGTTTTATCGCCATGAGATGGGAGTTTATCGCCTGAATATTTTGGATCAACCCTCAGTGCCCGAAAATCTAAAGCTCGTGATCCAACGGGCCACCGAACCCCAAGTGAGTAACCGCTATCAAAGTGCGATTGAATTGGCGCGGGCCTTGAAAGGTTGCCAGGAGAACGCTTAA
- a CDS encoding serine/threonine phosphatase, which yields MLVCPHCHQFNAETNKFCLYCGTPLVPPAPVENELSSPTSESAAKSSSQQLGAKGTAELAWSELGEMTWTPDLLTAANSRPGDQPPSPANLPPNPTEADSPQTETPVSLPVAEAYPGDDELTLIPDAIDIQEISRDLLTNFGSQSEPISAVVVYPCDSDSPWLACERRPDLPPVLEQDTERQEGAIFLDEENRYRCLTSFSLDTTSGRVEDTQPSRPTRVLEFSQTLIQQADQFDLTQPQEMLTQLQARPDAPTPIVISYLSLRLLFSEFVPRLQDAWVGYGTGQPGIHEPRQFVVLQDRSQCPSLWQAWQDPELDNGQLLAWMEEMIDLWPNLEAWGCAASLLDEDNLCIYGEGILAVRYLDFSPLPDPSPQGLIALWQSLLSQAPASRQQAFQPLFVMLQTQPQQTLADIQALIEQLWETLQSDLINLGNSQDFDLKNVVASLDAHWQQDLNSTPAQAITEDSPTAVLPKQLVQLDTVGLTDTGRQRHHNEDFFLIDHRQHYCGTSIGQKLQARGLYVLCDGMGGHAQGEVASSLAASTVFNFFQEHWLEGEPLPEDEVIRQAIFAANQAIFNHNEDQRTIGSGRMGTTLVLALVHNQAVCLAHVGDSRAYRFTRRHGLEQLSVDHEVGQRDIKRGVEPEIAYARPDAYQLTQALGPRGNDYLNPDILTLEVTDDTVFLLCSDGLTDNDCLESHIESHVAPLLSFDSSLSKGVRTLINLGNEHNGHDNLTVIAIRMKLRSELDQIF from the coding sequence ATGCTTGTCTGCCCTCACTGCCACCAGTTTAATGCCGAGACAAACAAGTTCTGCTTATACTGTGGCACTCCCCTTGTTCCCCCCGCCCCTGTCGAGAATGAATTAAGCTCACCGACTTCTGAATCTGCGGCAAAATCAAGTTCTCAGCAACTCGGAGCCAAAGGTACTGCCGAACTGGCCTGGTCAGAACTCGGAGAAATGACTTGGACTCCAGATTTATTAACCGCTGCCAATTCCAGGCCTGGAGATCAGCCACCCTCTCCCGCTAATCTGCCACCCAACCCGACTGAAGCGGACTCTCCCCAGACTGAAACCCCTGTCTCATTACCTGTTGCTGAAGCCTATCCCGGTGATGATGAACTGACCCTCATTCCCGATGCCATTGACATCCAGGAGATCAGCCGAGACCTACTCACGAATTTTGGCAGCCAGTCTGAGCCAATTTCTGCCGTAGTCGTCTATCCCTGTGATTCTGACTCTCCCTGGTTGGCCTGTGAGAGGAGGCCTGATTTGCCCCCAGTGCTAGAGCAAGATACCGAACGCCAAGAAGGGGCCATCTTTTTAGACGAGGAGAACCGCTACCGTTGCCTCACGTCTTTTAGCCTAGATACAACCTCTGGCCGTGTGGAAGATACTCAACCCAGCCGCCCAACTAGAGTTTTGGAGTTCAGCCAAACCTTAATTCAACAGGCTGATCAGTTTGATTTAACTCAGCCTCAGGAGATGTTGACTCAACTCCAGGCCCGCCCCGATGCCCCCACCCCTATCGTGATCAGCTACCTGAGTTTACGGTTGTTATTCTCTGAGTTTGTCCCCCGCCTCCAGGATGCTTGGGTTGGTTATGGGACAGGCCAGCCGGGGATCCATGAGCCGCGTCAATTCGTGGTTTTGCAGGATCGGAGTCAATGTCCCAGTTTATGGCAGGCCTGGCAGGATCCAGAATTGGATAACGGGCAACTTCTGGCCTGGATGGAGGAAATGATTGACCTCTGGCCCAATCTGGAGGCCTGGGGCTGTGCGGCCAGTCTTTTAGATGAAGATAACCTTTGTATTTACGGTGAAGGGATTTTAGCCGTCCGGTATCTCGACTTTTCCCCCCTCCCTGATCCATCGCCGCAAGGCCTGATCGCGCTTTGGCAGTCTTTACTATCCCAGGCCCCTGCCAGCCGTCAACAGGCCTTTCAACCTCTTTTTGTCATGCTCCAAACCCAGCCTCAGCAAACATTGGCTGACATCCAGGCCTTAATTGAGCAACTGTGGGAAACACTCCAATCGGATCTGATCAACCTCGGTAATAGCCAAGACTTTGACTTGAAAAACGTTGTCGCCAGCCTAGATGCCCATTGGCAACAGGATCTCAACTCAACCCCAGCCCAAGCAATTACAGAGGATTCCCCAACTGCGGTCTTACCCAAGCAATTAGTCCAGTTAGATACCGTTGGTTTGACGGATACCGGGCGGCAACGACATCACAATGAAGACTTTTTCCTGATTGATCATCGGCAACACTATTGCGGGACATCCATTGGGCAAAAACTCCAGGCCCGTGGGCTTTATGTCCTCTGTGATGGGATGGGTGGCCATGCCCAAGGGGAAGTTGCCAGTTCCTTAGCCGCCAGCACAGTATTTAATTTTTTCCAAGAGCATTGGCTAGAGGGTGAGCCACTCCCAGAAGATGAGGTGATTCGCCAGGCCATTTTTGCCGCTAATCAAGCTATTTTCAATCACAACGAGGATCAGCGCACCATTGGGAGTGGGCGAATGGGCACCACCCTCGTCCTTGCGTTGGTTCATAATCAGGCGGTTTGTTTAGCCCATGTGGGGGATAGTCGGGCCTATCGGTTTACCCGGCGGCATGGCCTGGAACAGCTATCGGTCGATCATGAAGTGGGTCAGCGGGACATCAAGCGCGGTGTGGAACCGGAAATTGCCTATGCCCGTCCCGATGCCTACCAACTCACCCAGGCCTTGGGCCCCCGTGGCAATGACTATCTCAACCCCGACATTTTGACCCTAGAGGTTACGGATGATACGGTGTTTCTCCTCTGCTCCGATGGCTTAACCGATAACGACTGTCTTGAGTCTCACATTGAAAGCCATGTTGCTCCGCTCTTGAGTTTTGATAGCAGCTTAAGCAAAGGGGTTCGGACGTTAATCAATTTGGGTAATGAGCATAATGGTCACGATAACTTAACAGTGATTGCGATTCGGATGAAGTTGCGTTCAGAATTAGATCAGATTTTTTAA
- a CDS encoding FeoA family protein, translating to MPLSELPIGEIATISHTEATVFGPGFTDRLAALGIMHGRKVEVLRKAALGGPLHIRVGLTTEVAIRRHEAALIILNAPSVPR from the coding sequence ATGCCACTGTCGGAATTACCTATCGGGGAAATTGCCACCATCAGCCATACCGAAGCCACTGTGTTTGGGCCCGGTTTCACAGATCGTTTAGCCGCCTTGGGGATCATGCACGGGCGCAAAGTGGAAGTTTTACGCAAAGCCGCCCTAGGTGGCCCCCTCCATATTCGAGTCGGTTTAACCACAGAAGTCGCGATTCGCCGCCATGAAGCAGCCTTGATTATCTTGAATGCTCCCTCGGTTCCCCGATGA
- the feoB gene encoding ferrous iron transport protein B: MSTCHSGAVAVPTHQAAKRIALLGMPNTGKSTLFNRMTGARAFVGNWPGITVDLLQAVIPLGEEMVEFVDLPGIYDLNGFSEDEAVVQRFLAEFPLNLILIILNAAQIDRQVRLALQVKALGLPAIVLLNLSDEAKRFGIEIHGPTLARNLGLPVCLLSAKYGQGYAQALAEITCTLREQETAYQVANLQDCLTNNGSLNQDMTTVLAEAVVLPSQLRRTVTASLDRLFLHPVLGIPLFFTVMFGLFMVIWQVGLPSQDLMGLVTDWLNQTLLQPLIHPLPQVIQDLITNGLWNGLATVASFLPLVVIFFFVMAAIEDSGYLSRAAYLMDAFMGRLGLDGRGFVMQMLGFGCNVPALMGTRVMRSQALRWLTMLIIPFSLCSARLQVFVFILAAVLPGTKGAIALFGLYVLSFVAAFLAAAIFSQSQQLKNHEPFILELPPYRLPTLKHVLLRGWGEVREFLYRASGFITLGCLGVWTITNLPPGATGLDTIGGQIGKLLVPIMAPVGIDPQLTLALIFGFVAKEIVVGSLAVIYAMNASGVSQAIAASVTVPQALSFCIFCLLYTPCLTTVAVLKSESKSWGLTLFSLVFSLGYAWLMSFIFYQVTLGLHWA; this comes from the coding sequence ATGAGTACCTGTCACTCTGGCGCAGTTGCGGTTCCAACCCACCAGGCCGCGAAACGAATCGCCCTACTCGGAATGCCCAATACAGGAAAGTCAACTCTGTTTAACCGCATGACCGGGGCAAGGGCCTTTGTGGGGAATTGGCCAGGGATTACCGTTGATCTTCTCCAAGCCGTGATCCCATTGGGGGAGGAAATGGTCGAGTTTGTCGATCTCCCCGGTATCTATGATCTGAATGGCTTTAGTGAGGATGAGGCCGTCGTTCAGCGATTTCTGGCAGAATTTCCGCTTAATTTGATTCTGATTATCCTGAATGCGGCCCAAATTGATCGGCAGGTGCGGCTGGCTCTCCAAGTTAAGGCTCTCGGTTTACCGGCCATAGTCCTGTTAAATTTATCCGATGAAGCCAAACGATTTGGGATTGAGATTCATGGCCCCACCTTGGCTCGAAATCTGGGGCTGCCCGTTTGTCTCCTGAGTGCCAAATATGGTCAAGGATACGCCCAGGCCCTGGCTGAAATAACCTGCACCCTCAGAGAACAAGAAACCGCCTATCAAGTGGCCAACCTCCAGGACTGTTTGACAAACAACGGCAGCCTCAACCAGGACATGACGACCGTTTTAGCCGAGGCCGTCGTTTTACCCAGTCAACTCAGACGAACGGTTACCGCCAGCCTTGATCGACTCTTCCTGCATCCAGTTTTGGGTATTCCCCTCTTTTTTACGGTCATGTTTGGCTTGTTCATGGTCATTTGGCAAGTGGGACTCCCCTCCCAAGATCTGATGGGCCTGGTCACGGACTGGTTGAATCAAACCCTGCTGCAACCCCTGATTCATCCGCTCCCCCAAGTGATCCAAGACTTGATTACCAATGGCCTCTGGAATGGCTTGGCCACAGTGGCTTCATTCTTGCCCTTGGTCGTGATTTTCTTTTTTGTCATGGCGGCTATCGAGGATAGTGGCTATTTATCGCGAGCAGCCTACCTGATGGATGCCTTTATGGGCCGGTTGGGCCTGGATGGACGGGGCTTTGTGATGCAGATGTTGGGGTTTGGCTGTAACGTGCCGGCCTTGATGGGCACAAGGGTGATGCGCTCCCAGGCCCTGCGGTGGTTGACGATGCTAATTATTCCCTTTTCCCTCTGCTCGGCCCGGCTACAGGTGTTTGTGTTTATCTTGGCGGCTGTGTTACCGGGAACGAAGGGAGCCATTGCCCTGTTTGGCTTGTATGTCCTGAGTTTTGTCGCGGCATTTTTGGCAGCAGCAATTTTTAGCCAGTCCCAACAATTAAAAAACCACGAACCCTTTATTTTGGAACTGCCCCCCTACAGATTGCCCACCTTAAAGCACGTCCTCTTGCGGGGCTGGGGTGAAGTTCGAGAATTTCTCTATCGGGCCTCGGGGTTTATTACCCTTGGTTGTTTGGGCGTGTGGACGATTACGAATTTACCGCCAGGGGCAACGGGCCTGGATACGATTGGGGGGCAAATTGGCAAATTACTGGTTCCGATCATGGCTCCGGTGGGTATTGATCCCCAACTCACGTTGGCTCTAATTTTTGGGTTTGTGGCCAAGGAAATTGTCGTGGGTTCCCTTGCGGTGATTTATGCCATGAATGCTAGTGGTGTCAGCCAGGCCATTGCCGCATCTGTGACGGTTCCCCAGGCCTTGAGTTTTTGCATTTTCTGTTTACTCTATACCCCCTGTTTAACGACCGTTGCTGTTCTGAAAAGTGAATCCAAATCCTGGGGCCTGACCCTTTTTTCCCTCGTCTTTTCCCTGGGGTATGCTTGGCTGATGAGTTTCATTTTCTATCAAGTTACTCTGGGTCTCCATTGGGCTTAG
- the rsmD gene encoding 16S rRNA (guanine(966)-N(2))-methyltransferase RsmD, whose protein sequence is MAIRIQGQRKLATPPGNQTRPTTAKVRQALFNIWQNSVSGCRWLDLCAGSGAMGAEALVRGASVVVGIEQNPQAYRLIQHNWQSLAQAEQQFQVIRADVIQALPQLQTAPFDHIYFDPPYDSNLYQPVLKLIAALNLLAPTGAMAVECRTHQLPELTGLGPYRQKVYGSTTLIIVSSFNGEIEPKPNGDPE, encoded by the coding sequence ATGGCGATTCGGATTCAGGGACAACGGAAATTAGCCACCCCACCCGGCAATCAGACCCGCCCGACTACGGCCAAAGTTCGCCAAGCCCTGTTTAACATCTGGCAAAATTCAGTCTCAGGCTGTCGCTGGTTGGATCTGTGTGCAGGCAGTGGGGCGATGGGGGCTGAGGCCTTAGTCCGGGGAGCCAGTGTCGTGGTGGGGATCGAGCAAAATCCCCAAGCTTATCGGCTCATTCAGCACAATTGGCAATCCCTAGCCCAGGCCGAGCAGCAATTCCAAGTCATCCGCGCCGATGTGATCCAGGCCTTGCCCCAACTCCAGACTGCCCCCTTTGACCATATCTACTTTGATCCTCCCTACGACAGCAATCTCTATCAACCGGTCCTAAAACTGATTGCTGCATTAAACCTGCTCGCCCCGACCGGAGCAATGGCGGTGGAATGTCGGACTCATCAACTGCCGGAGTTAACTGGCCTGGGCCCGTATCGGCAAAAAGTCTATGGCAGCACGACGTTGATTATTGTTTCTAGTTTTAATGGCGAAATAGAACCTAAGCCCAATGGAGACCCAGAGTAA
- a CDS encoding class I SAM-dependent methyltransferase — MATILRDWSYRYPWFYDTVSRLASVAVGGETRLRQLAWQDLDLLATSPVLDLCCAHGPVTKLLCQRFENVTGLDASPQAIARAQLAVPQAQFVESFAQKMPFADHQFGLVQTSLALHEMTAATLGEILTEVYRVLQPGGIFALVDFHPPKLPLLWPGLGLFFYLFETDTAWRFMGEDLSQQLRGLGFEIQKYQTYTGGSLQVIQAQKPTA; from the coding sequence ATGGCCACTATTCTGCGCGATTGGAGTTACCGCTATCCCTGGTTTTATGACACAGTTTCCCGTTTGGCCTCTGTGGCGGTGGGGGGAGAAACGCGCTTACGGCAACTGGCCTGGCAGGATTTAGACTTACTCGCAACCAGCCCAGTTTTAGATTTATGTTGCGCCCACGGGCCGGTGACAAAATTGCTCTGTCAAAGATTTGAAAATGTGACGGGTCTTGATGCCTCTCCCCAGGCCATTGCCCGGGCCCAACTTGCGGTTCCTCAGGCCCAGTTTGTGGAAAGTTTTGCCCAGAAAATGCCCTTTGCAGACCATCAATTTGGCTTAGTCCAGACCAGTTTGGCCCTCCATGAAATGACGGCAGCCACCTTAGGGGAAATCTTGACCGAGGTTTATCGGGTGTTGCAGCCAGGGGGAATCTTTGCTTTGGTTGATTTTCACCCGCCGAAGTTGCCGTTACTGTGGCCAGGCCTGGGCCTCTTTTTCTATCTCTTTGAAACCGACACGGCCTGGAGATTTATGGGTGAAGATTTAAGTCAACAACTGCGGGGCCTGGGTTTTGAAATTCAGAAATACCAGACTTATACTGGCGGGAGTTTACAAGTGATTCAGGCCCAAAAGCCAACCGCTTAA
- a CDS encoding histidinol-phosphate transaminase: MPFSFLRPELDQLQAYTPHADSDHLPPEPLDILDTNEFPADLPPDIKQKFVDNLWKSIPANRYPDGSHVRLKTAITHYVNSQITPPGQPITPDQVSLGCGSDELIRAILLATCGPGQGKILVAEPTFSMYGILARGLGIGVTSIGRNPDHFEMDLAAADQALKESSIQVIFVVHPNSPTGNALTGAEQAWLRTIPDSVLVVIDEAYFEFSGLTLAAELAYHPNWLVLRTFSKAWRLAAFRVGYGLGHPEVILALEKLRLPYNLTAPSLAAAQLVLSEQDALLGEVPGLLRQREYLFQALQAIAQLRVWPSEGNFIYFQAQDRTTTQQLAQILRQAGSLVRFTCDGIRLTIGTAAENERVLSRIQAWAKNP; encoded by the coding sequence ATGCCGTTTTCCTTTTTACGTCCCGAACTTGACCAACTCCAGGCCTACACCCCCCACGCTGATAGTGATCATCTCCCGCCAGAGCCACTGGATATTCTCGACACTAATGAATTTCCTGCCGACTTGCCCCCGGATATAAAGCAGAAATTTGTTGATAATTTATGGAAATCCATCCCGGCTAACCGTTACCCCGATGGCAGTCATGTCCGCCTCAAAACAGCCATTACCCACTATGTCAACAGTCAGATCACACCCCCAGGCCAGCCCATAACTCCTGATCAAGTTTCTCTAGGTTGTGGTTCCGATGAGTTAATCCGGGCCATTCTCTTAGCTACTTGCGGCCCAGGCCAGGGAAAAATCTTGGTCGCCGAACCCACCTTTTCGATGTACGGCATTTTGGCCCGGGGCCTGGGGATTGGTGTGACCTCCATTGGCCGCAATCCCGATCACTTTGAGATGGATTTAGCCGCCGCCGATCAAGCCCTCAAAGAATCATCTATCCAAGTTATCTTTGTTGTTCACCCCAACTCACCCACAGGTAATGCCTTAACAGGGGCCGAGCAGGCCTGGCTGAGAACCATTCCCGATTCGGTGTTGGTGGTCATTGATGAAGCCTACTTTGAATTTAGTGGCCTGACCTTGGCGGCAGAACTGGCGTATCATCCCAACTGGCTCGTTTTACGGACGTTTTCTAAGGCTTGGCGGTTGGCCGCATTTCGGGTGGGGTATGGCCTGGGGCATCCAGAGGTGATTTTAGCCCTTGAAAAATTGCGCTTACCCTATAACCTGACGGCCCCTTCTCTGGCAGCGGCCCAGTTAGTTCTTTCAGAGCAGGACGCTTTGTTAGGGGAAGTCCCCGGCCTGTTAAGACAACGAGAGTACCTGTTCCAAGCCTTACAAGCCATTGCCCAATTACGGGTTTGGCCCAGTGAGGGGAATTTTATTTATTTCCAGGCCCAGGATCGGACGACCACCCAACAATTAGCCCAGATACTGCGCCAGGCCGGGAGCTTGGTTCGGTTTACCTGTGATGGGATTCGCTTAACCATTGGCACAGCCGCCGAAAATGAGCGGGTATTAAGTCGGATCCAGGCCTGGGCAAAAAACCCATAA
- a CDS encoding NfeD family protein has protein sequence MFWLWVGLGLILCFLEVLIPTAFVEMMLGVSALLMAVVSLLIPNPAVQIVLWLLVSVLLIYLIRRFFPHRKALSLEEAMEAQTLTVINPGKTGRVLYEGNSWQARCEDHHLEIAENEAVYVVRREGTTLIVIPQKQLDQYT, from the coding sequence ATGTTTTGGTTGTGGGTTGGCCTGGGGTTAATCCTCTGCTTCTTAGAAGTCCTGATTCCCACGGCCTTTGTCGAAATGATGCTGGGGGTGAGTGCTTTACTGATGGCCGTTGTCTCCCTCCTCATTCCCAATCCGGCGGTGCAAATTGTCCTCTGGTTGCTGGTGTCCGTCCTTTTGATCTACCTGATCCGGCGATTTTTTCCCCACCGTAAAGCCCTGAGCTTAGAAGAAGCCATGGAAGCCCAAACCTTGACTGTCATTAACCCTGGGAAAACCGGCCGGGTCTTGTATGAGGGGAATTCCTGGCAGGCCCGTTGTGAAGATCACCATTTGGAAATTGCCGAAAATGAAGCGGTTTATGTGGTGCGCCGGGAAGGGACAACCTTAATTGTGATTCCCCAAAAACAATTGGATCAATATACCTAA
- a CDS encoding ABC transporter ATP-binding protein: protein MPLSPSEYVLEVAGLRVEFPAPARPVVNGINLSLKRGQTLGLVGESGSGKSVTCLALMQLLLPPGKITAGQAWFHPQGGQSVNLLQLIPRELTTYRGQALGMVFQEPMSSLNPVFSCGFQLQEVLRQHKKLSPAAAKRTSIALLQEVQLIPTDQELAAQFVGESPAQIQAAIQAQKQTFLDRYPHQLSGGQIQRVMIAMALAANPEILIADEPTTALDVTIQAAILKLLKDLSHQRQMSMIFVSHDLGIVADLADEIAVMYQGEIVETGPTEEIFARPQHPYTQGLLACRPRLDIRLATLPTIADFLSPDPANSSRLCDLNNPATIISEASQLERVQALQTQPPLLEVANLRVFFPMPALLGQPKRYCQAVNDVSFQLYPGETLGLVGESGCGKTTLARTLLGLVNPSTGKIMFRGQDVTHWRGQQRRQRLQIIFQDPYSALDPRLTIGASIAEPLYIQQKSSARSTRPFRQSRVAYLLERVGLEPTMANRYPHEFSGGQRQRICIARALALQPELVICDESVSALDVSVQAQVLNLLKELQAEFNLTYIFISHDLSVVKFMSDRIMVMYRGQVEEIAPAVSLYEQPQSDYTRQLIAAIPGIKG, encoded by the coding sequence ATGCCCCTATCCCCCTCTGAATATGTCCTCGAAGTTGCTGGTTTACGGGTTGAATTTCCCGCCCCGGCCCGACCCGTCGTCAATGGCATCAACTTGAGTTTGAAGCGAGGGCAAACCTTGGGCCTGGTGGGGGAGTCGGGTTCCGGTAAGTCGGTGACTTGTTTAGCCTTAATGCAGTTATTGTTACCACCTGGAAAAATTACCGCTGGCCAGGCCTGGTTTCATCCCCAAGGGGGCCAATCCGTCAACCTCTTACAACTCATACCGAGGGAACTAACCACCTACCGCGGCCAGGCCTTGGGGATGGTCTTTCAAGAGCCGATGAGTTCCTTAAATCCGGTCTTTAGCTGTGGGTTTCAACTCCAAGAAGTCCTTAGACAGCACAAAAAACTTAGTCCCGCCGCCGCCAAGCGCACCAGCATCGCCCTCCTGCAAGAAGTGCAATTAATTCCCACAGATCAAGAGCTTGCGGCCCAGTTTGTCGGAGAATCGCCTGCCCAAATTCAAGCCGCCATTCAGGCCCAGAAACAAACTTTTTTAGACCGCTATCCGCACCAATTGTCGGGGGGGCAAATTCAACGGGTCATGATTGCGATGGCATTAGCCGCTAACCCAGAAATTCTCATTGCCGATGAACCCACCACTGCCCTGGATGTCACCATTCAAGCCGCAATTCTCAAGCTTCTCAAAGACCTCAGTCACCAACGGCAGATGTCAATGATTTTTGTCAGCCATGATTTGGGGATTGTCGCCGATTTAGCCGATGAAATTGCCGTCATGTATCAAGGGGAAATTGTCGAAACTGGCCCCACGGAGGAGATATTCGCCCGCCCTCAGCATCCCTATACCCAGGGCCTGTTAGCCTGTCGCCCCCGTTTAGATATTCGCCTGGCCACCTTACCAACCATTGCTGATTTTCTATCCCCAGATCCTGCCAACTCTTCCCGTCTCTGTGATCTCAACAATCCAGCAACCATCATCAGTGAAGCAAGCCAACTGGAACGAGTCCAAGCCCTCCAGACCCAACCTCCCTTATTAGAAGTGGCCAATTTACGGGTCTTTTTTCCCATGCCGGCTCTCCTGGGGCAACCCAAACGCTATTGCCAGGCCGTGAATGATGTTTCTTTTCAACTCTATCCAGGAGAAACCCTTGGCCTGGTCGGGGAATCGGGCTGTGGTAAGACAACTTTGGCGCGCACCTTATTGGGGTTGGTGAATCCGAGTACCGGCAAGATTATGTTTCGGGGGCAGGATGTCACCCATTGGCGGGGGCAACAACGGCGGCAACGGCTGCAAATTATTTTTCAAGATCCCTACAGTGCCCTAGATCCCCGCTTAACCATTGGGGCCAGCATTGCCGAACCCCTGTATATTCAGCAAAAATCTTCTGCGAGATCGACAAGACCGTTCCGTCAGAGTCGTGTAGCTTACCTATTAGAACGGGTGGGCCTGGAACCAACGATGGCCAATCGCTATCCCCATGAGTTTTCTGGCGGTCAGCGGCAACGCATCTGTATTGCGCGGGCCTTGGCGTTACAACCAGAGTTAGTTATCTGTGATGAGTCGGTTTCGGCGTTGGATGTCTCGGTGCAGGCCCAGGTCTTAAATTTGCTCAAGGAACTCCAGGCCGAGTTTAATCTGACCTATATTTTCATTTCCCATGACTTGAGTGTGGTGAAGTTCATGAGCGACCGAATTATGGTGATGTATCGTGGCCAGGTGGAAGAAATTGCCCCAGCCGTTAGCCTCTATGAGCAACCCCAAAGTGACTATACTCGCCAGTTAATTGCGGCTATTCCAGGGATTAAGGGGTGA